A single genomic interval of Apis cerana isolate GH-2021 linkage group LG14, AcerK_1.0, whole genome shotgun sequence harbors:
- the LOC108000694 gene encoding zinc finger protein 423 isoform X1 → MSRRKQAKPRSLKRDEEWDDGNEQNVLEVTEQDNEATGIKQDEEEEEEEEELQRAFSHHPEEYLREGRSSSVQGLDLENQNSLDSEALGTGSSSWQSEDGGPNSRRGGETPSSCATPTSASFPSEPEVDADVGVNADGSNATAPYPCQFCDRTFPRLSYLKKHEQSHGDQMPYRCSWCARLFKHKRSRDRHVKLHTGDRRYRCTHCEAAFSRSDHLKIHMKTHDTQKPYQCTACSRGYNTAAALTSHMQSHKKHHQSQGSTKDIDYGRRSVSSHSTSSPPVPSSPSPSLNLALNPKSGLKSSQGSASTTPILNSPLKLACMYCTRDSFNCMQQLQMHVHTMHQAILSGETVAVSPSTNRTNEQIGYQHGEKNLDRSEGSSKEHDRKYQDDSERAMEKDHYENAFTCNQCTMKFSTLGSLRDHLISIHRTDSFNSALMMCPLCGIPCTSAAAYAEHYVLQHCENRSIAPLESKDYIDAKINGSVYESKNSRNQKCREQISSSEPADLTSKHTTTTENNYSAGTLLCGQCGAALKDFESFREHLARHLQANHRNDAVRHSCPKCEATFQDREDMLVHLTKHYLGQISKEYACGACKKLYPHPDLLQRHLLDSHAHHLYRCALCKDTFDSRVAIQVHFAVKHSQECRIYRCNTCTVSNNENSPGNAPGEGKSFFRSESEMTNHVRNIHAPPTVSNNSPVARSPASTPGITGNSGPRCVFCGICCISELELQLHLASHSVNLYRCPVCREGFAVEFLLDRHIAQAHHSSNHQSIIRSSSRENGRIGRPPRLQEETKSQKRGRSPASSNNNTVNQRDNNNKRPNYSNTSSQQCDLCERGEFSNETELQAHKKLVHTPAKFQNKSISNLSMTCAYCGEVCRSRTDLESHTRIQHASNEPGGRHKCNICDEVCPSGATLAEHKLQKHCKIQLSDTCIVCRGNLASESQFLEHVQRHSLENVDPQQRLDGSLPHLPAACVVCRQTLISDLECRLHARHHLRASTGPHSVGSSPSPNQKNQNSSCCLCLRDFSNDDFVNLPPSHVSGGGQSLRVCKSCYIRHSQGLPILNSYESVRSKCEDSWTSNNKDGQWDGSKNKWESENKYKENRNGIIDNKRCQDCGVKFEDSEEVEKHRIIEHEKTGTASNTYTCIQCQMSFATEAKIQQHIKKEHLEVSGKTSMEALRCHLCLFEANSPLQLQSHLIEHTFAGCAALSCYICQSLFTAPIGLQNHMLQEHGLGARPYDCSQCTLKFFFRAELDHHMLTFHRSGDVSSPDENIQNNIETKPRDTEENNCDERIMVKEELLPEAADEEEEINVDEQVEENEQKEDKQLEFKTKLKTEIEKENILQSSISEKMES, encoded by the exons AGGCGTTGGGGACCGGAAGTTCGTCGTGGCAGAGCGAGGATGGCGGACCAAACTCGCGGCGAGGCGGTGAGACGCCCTCGTCTTGCGCGACCCCGACGTCGGCCAGTTTCCCGTCGGAGCCAGAGGTCGACGCCGACGTCGGAGTGAACGCCGACGGGAGCAACGCGACAGCCCCTTACCCTTGCCAATTCTGCGACCGCACGTTCCCCCGGCTTAGCTATCTCAAGAAGCACGAACAG AGTCACGGGGACCAAATGCCATACAGGTGCAGCTGGTGTGCCAGATTATTCAAACATAAACGCAGCAGAGATCGACACGTAAAGCTTCATACAGGAGACCGAAGATATCGATGCACGCACTGCGAGGCTGCTTTCTCCAGGAG cgaCCATCTGAAGATCCATATGAAAACGCACGACACGCAGAAACCGTATCAGTGCACGGCCTGTTCCAGAGGGTACAATACAGCAGCTGCCTTGACGTCCCATATGCAATCTCACAAAAAACATCATCAGTCGCAAGGATCGACCAAGGACATCGATTACGGTAGAAGAAGCGTGTCCTCTCACAGTACGTCATCGCCGCCAGTACCGAGTTCCCCATCACCATCTTTAAACCTCGCCTTGAATCCGAAATCTGGGTTGAAAAGCTCGCAGGGCAGTGCTTCGACGACGCCAATCCTAAATTCTCCATTGAAATTGGCCTGCATGTACTGCACCAGAGATTCTTTCAACTGCATGCAACAACTCCAGATGCACGTGCATACAATGCATCAAGCTATCTTAAGCGGCGAAACTGTTGCGGTATCTCCATCGACCAACAGAACTAACGAACAGATTGGTTATCAACATGGTGAGAAAAATTTAGATCGATCAGAAGGAAGTTCGAAGGAGCACGACAGGAAATATCAAGATGATTCAGAGAGGGCTATGGAAAAGGATCATTATGAGAACGCGTTTACGTGCAATCAGTGTACCATGAAATTCTCCACGTTAGGCTCCTTGAGAGATCACTTGATCTCGATCCATAGAACGGACAGTTTCAACTCTGCCTTGATGATGTGCCCTCTTTGCGGCATTCCCTGTACTTCGGCAGCTGCTTACGCGGAACATTATGTTCTTCAACATtgtgaaaatcgatcgatagcTCCCCTGGAAAGTAAAGACTATATAGATGCGAAAATCAATGGAAGCGTCTACGAGTCTAAAAATTCCAGGAATCAGAAATGTAGAGAACAAATATCTTCTTCTGAGCCAGCAGATTTAACTAGCAAGCATACCACTACTACAGAAAACAATTATTCAGCTGGTACTCTGTTATGCGGCCAATGTGGGGCAGCTTTAAAGGACTTTGAATCTTTCAGAGAACATCTGGCTAGACACCTTCAAGCTAATCATAGAAACGATGCTGTCAGACATTCTTGTCCCAAGTGTGAGGCCACTTTCCAAGACAGGGAAGATATGTTGGTGCACTTGACAAAGCATTATCTAGGTCAGATTAGTAAGGAGTATGCCTGTGGTGCCTGCAAAAAGCTCTATCCTCATCCAGATCTTCTTCAAAGGCACTTGCTCGATAGTCATGCTCACCACCTTTATAGATGCGCTCTGTGTAAAGACACTTTTGATTCCAGAGTGGCGATACAAGTCCATTTTGCTGTGAAACACAGTCAAGAATGTAGGATTTATAGATGCAATACTTGTACGGTGTCCAATAACGAAAATTCGCCGGGTAATGCACCAGGAGAAGGGAAAAGTTTCTTTAGGAGTGAATCCGAAATGACAAATCATGTGAGAAATATCCATGCACCTCCTACTGTATCGAATAACAGCCCTGTAGCCAGAAGCCCTGCATCTACTCCTGGAATAACTGGAAATTCCGGACCAAGATGTGTTTTCTGCGGAATTTGTTGTATTTCTGAACTGGAATTGCAACTCCATTTGGCTAGCCATTCTGTTAATTTGTATAGATGTCCGGTTTGTAGAGAGGGATTTGCTGTAGAATTTTTGTTGGACAGACATATTGCTCAAGCACATCATTCCAGTAATCATCAAAGTATTATTAGAAGTAGCTCTAGAGAAAATGGAAGGATTGGTAGACCGCCAAGATTGCAAGAAGAG acaAAATCTCAAAAAAGAGGTCGTTCTCCAGCCTCTAGCAACAATAACACCGTAAATCAACGAGACAACAATAATAAACGTCCAAATTACTCCAATACATCTTCTCAACAGTGTGATCTCTGCGAAAGAGGggaattttctaatgaaacaGAACTCCAAGCCCACAAGAAATTGGTTCACACTCCAGCtaagtttcaaaataaatccATATCAAATCTCAGCATGACTTGTGCATATTGTGGAGAAGTATGTCGTTCTAGAACTGATCTAGAATCTCATACAAGGATTCAACATGCATCAAATGAACCTGGGGGCCGCCACAAATGCAATATTTGTGATGAAGTCTGTCCTTCAGGTGCAACTCTAGCAGAACATAAACTGCAAAAACACTGTAAAATACAACTAAGTGACACGTGTATTGTTTGTCGAGGAAATTTAGCCTCGGAATCACAGTTTTTAGAACATGTTCAAAGACACAGTTTGGAAAACGTGGATCCTCAACAGAGATTAGACGGTTCTCTTCCCCACCTTCCTGCAGCATGTGTAGTTTGCAGACAGACACTGATCAGCGATTTGGAATGTCGTCTTCATGCCAGACATCATTTGAGAGCTTCTACTGGTCCTCACAGTGTGGGATCTAGCCCTAGTCCCAATCAAAAAAACCAGAATTCAAGTTGTTGTCTTTGCTTAAGAGATTTTTCTAATGATGACTTTGTTAATTTGCCTCCAAGTCATGTAAGTGGAGGAGGACAATCTTTGAGGGTCTGCAAATCTTGCTATATTCGTCATTCTCAAGGTTTACCTATTTTGAATTCATATGAATCTGTTAGATCTAAATGTGAAGATTCTTGGAcatctaataataaagatgGACAATGGGAtggatcgaaaaataaatgggAATcggagaataaatataaagagaatagaaatggaataattgataataaaagatgTCAAGATTGTGGAGTGAAATTTGAGGATTCCGAAGAGGTGGAAAAACATAGGATAATAGAGCATGAGAAGACTGGAACTGCATCTAATACGTATACGTGTATACAATgtcaa ATGTCATTCGCAACAGAAGCAAAGATTCAGCagcatataaagaaagaacatTTGGAAGTATCAGGAAAAACTTCTATGGAGGCATTACGATGTCATCTATGTCTATTTGAAGCTAATAGTCCATTACAATTGCAAAGTCATTTGATAGAACACACTTTTGCAGGATGTGCCGCTCTCAGCTGTTATATTTGTCAATCTCTTTTCACTGCACCTATTGGTCTTCAG aatcataTGCTTCAAGAACACGGTTTGGGTGCACGCCCGTATGACTGTTCCCAGtgcacattaaaatttttcttcagagCAGAATTAGATCATCATATGTTAACATTCCATCGATCCGGAGACGTATCCTCGCCtgatgaaaatatacaaaataacatTGAAACAAAACCAAGAGATACTGAAGAAAATAACTGTGACGAAAGAATAATGGTGAAAGAAGAATTGTTACCGGAAGCTgcagatgaagaagaagagatcAACGTGGATGAACAAGTAGAAGAGAACGAGCAAAAGGAAGACAAACAGTTAGAATTCaagacaaaattaaaaactgaaatcgagaaagaaaacatTCTCCAGTCTTCTATTTCCGAGAAGATGGAATCGTGA
- the LOC108000694 gene encoding zinc finger protein 423 isoform X3, producing MPYRCSWCARLFKHKRSRDRHVKLHTGDRRYRCTHCEAAFSRSDHLKIHMKTHDTQKPYQCTACSRGYNTAAALTSHMQSHKKHHQSQGSTKDIDYGRRSVSSHSTSSPPVPSSPSPSLNLALNPKSGLKSSQGSASTTPILNSPLKLACMYCTRDSFNCMQQLQMHVHTMHQAILSGETVAVSPSTNRTNEQIGYQHGEKNLDRSEGSSKEHDRKYQDDSERAMEKDHYENAFTCNQCTMKFSTLGSLRDHLISIHRTDSFNSALMMCPLCGIPCTSAAAYAEHYVLQHCENRSIAPLESKDYIDAKINGSVYESKNSRNQKCREQISSSEPADLTSKHTTTTENNYSAGTLLCGQCGAALKDFESFREHLARHLQANHRNDAVRHSCPKCEATFQDREDMLVHLTKHYLGQISKEYACGACKKLYPHPDLLQRHLLDSHAHHLYRCALCKDTFDSRVAIQVHFAVKHSQECRIYRCNTCTVSNNENSPGNAPGEGKSFFRSESEMTNHVRNIHAPPTVSNNSPVARSPASTPGITGNSGPRCVFCGICCISELELQLHLASHSVNLYRCPVCREGFAVEFLLDRHIAQAHHSSNHQSIIRSSSRENGRIGRPPRLQEETKSQKRGRSPASSNNNTVNQRDNNNKRPNYSNTSSQQCDLCERGEFSNETELQAHKKLVHTPAKFQNKSISNLSMTCAYCGEVCRSRTDLESHTRIQHASNEPGGRHKCNICDEVCPSGATLAEHKLQKHCKIQLSDTCIVCRGNLASESQFLEHVQRHSLENVDPQQRLDGSLPHLPAACVVCRQTLISDLECRLHARHHLRASTGPHSVGSSPSPNQKNQNSSCCLCLRDFSNDDFVNLPPSHVSGGGQSLRVCKSCYIRHSQGLPILNSYESVRSKCEDSWTSNNKDGQWDGSKNKWESENKYKENRNGIIDNKRCQDCGVKFEDSEEVEKHRIIEHEKTGTASNTYTCIQCQMSFATEAKIQQHIKKEHLEVSGKTSMEALRCHLCLFEANSPLQLQSHLIEHTFAGCAALSCYICQSLFTAPIGLQNHMLQEHGLGARPYDCSQCTLKFFFRAELDHHMLTFHRSGDVSSPDENIQNNIETKPRDTEENNCDERIMVKEELLPEAADEEEEINVDEQVEENEQKEDKQLEFKTKLKTEIEKENILQSSISEKMES from the exons ATGCCATACAGGTGCAGCTGGTGTGCCAGATTATTCAAACATAAACGCAGCAGAGATCGACACGTAAAGCTTCATACAGGAGACCGAAGATATCGATGCACGCACTGCGAGGCTGCTTTCTCCAGGAG cgaCCATCTGAAGATCCATATGAAAACGCACGACACGCAGAAACCGTATCAGTGCACGGCCTGTTCCAGAGGGTACAATACAGCAGCTGCCTTGACGTCCCATATGCAATCTCACAAAAAACATCATCAGTCGCAAGGATCGACCAAGGACATCGATTACGGTAGAAGAAGCGTGTCCTCTCACAGTACGTCATCGCCGCCAGTACCGAGTTCCCCATCACCATCTTTAAACCTCGCCTTGAATCCGAAATCTGGGTTGAAAAGCTCGCAGGGCAGTGCTTCGACGACGCCAATCCTAAATTCTCCATTGAAATTGGCCTGCATGTACTGCACCAGAGATTCTTTCAACTGCATGCAACAACTCCAGATGCACGTGCATACAATGCATCAAGCTATCTTAAGCGGCGAAACTGTTGCGGTATCTCCATCGACCAACAGAACTAACGAACAGATTGGTTATCAACATGGTGAGAAAAATTTAGATCGATCAGAAGGAAGTTCGAAGGAGCACGACAGGAAATATCAAGATGATTCAGAGAGGGCTATGGAAAAGGATCATTATGAGAACGCGTTTACGTGCAATCAGTGTACCATGAAATTCTCCACGTTAGGCTCCTTGAGAGATCACTTGATCTCGATCCATAGAACGGACAGTTTCAACTCTGCCTTGATGATGTGCCCTCTTTGCGGCATTCCCTGTACTTCGGCAGCTGCTTACGCGGAACATTATGTTCTTCAACATtgtgaaaatcgatcgatagcTCCCCTGGAAAGTAAAGACTATATAGATGCGAAAATCAATGGAAGCGTCTACGAGTCTAAAAATTCCAGGAATCAGAAATGTAGAGAACAAATATCTTCTTCTGAGCCAGCAGATTTAACTAGCAAGCATACCACTACTACAGAAAACAATTATTCAGCTGGTACTCTGTTATGCGGCCAATGTGGGGCAGCTTTAAAGGACTTTGAATCTTTCAGAGAACATCTGGCTAGACACCTTCAAGCTAATCATAGAAACGATGCTGTCAGACATTCTTGTCCCAAGTGTGAGGCCACTTTCCAAGACAGGGAAGATATGTTGGTGCACTTGACAAAGCATTATCTAGGTCAGATTAGTAAGGAGTATGCCTGTGGTGCCTGCAAAAAGCTCTATCCTCATCCAGATCTTCTTCAAAGGCACTTGCTCGATAGTCATGCTCACCACCTTTATAGATGCGCTCTGTGTAAAGACACTTTTGATTCCAGAGTGGCGATACAAGTCCATTTTGCTGTGAAACACAGTCAAGAATGTAGGATTTATAGATGCAATACTTGTACGGTGTCCAATAACGAAAATTCGCCGGGTAATGCACCAGGAGAAGGGAAAAGTTTCTTTAGGAGTGAATCCGAAATGACAAATCATGTGAGAAATATCCATGCACCTCCTACTGTATCGAATAACAGCCCTGTAGCCAGAAGCCCTGCATCTACTCCTGGAATAACTGGAAATTCCGGACCAAGATGTGTTTTCTGCGGAATTTGTTGTATTTCTGAACTGGAATTGCAACTCCATTTGGCTAGCCATTCTGTTAATTTGTATAGATGTCCGGTTTGTAGAGAGGGATTTGCTGTAGAATTTTTGTTGGACAGACATATTGCTCAAGCACATCATTCCAGTAATCATCAAAGTATTATTAGAAGTAGCTCTAGAGAAAATGGAAGGATTGGTAGACCGCCAAGATTGCAAGAAGAG acaAAATCTCAAAAAAGAGGTCGTTCTCCAGCCTCTAGCAACAATAACACCGTAAATCAACGAGACAACAATAATAAACGTCCAAATTACTCCAATACATCTTCTCAACAGTGTGATCTCTGCGAAAGAGGggaattttctaatgaaacaGAACTCCAAGCCCACAAGAAATTGGTTCACACTCCAGCtaagtttcaaaataaatccATATCAAATCTCAGCATGACTTGTGCATATTGTGGAGAAGTATGTCGTTCTAGAACTGATCTAGAATCTCATACAAGGATTCAACATGCATCAAATGAACCTGGGGGCCGCCACAAATGCAATATTTGTGATGAAGTCTGTCCTTCAGGTGCAACTCTAGCAGAACATAAACTGCAAAAACACTGTAAAATACAACTAAGTGACACGTGTATTGTTTGTCGAGGAAATTTAGCCTCGGAATCACAGTTTTTAGAACATGTTCAAAGACACAGTTTGGAAAACGTGGATCCTCAACAGAGATTAGACGGTTCTCTTCCCCACCTTCCTGCAGCATGTGTAGTTTGCAGACAGACACTGATCAGCGATTTGGAATGTCGTCTTCATGCCAGACATCATTTGAGAGCTTCTACTGGTCCTCACAGTGTGGGATCTAGCCCTAGTCCCAATCAAAAAAACCAGAATTCAAGTTGTTGTCTTTGCTTAAGAGATTTTTCTAATGATGACTTTGTTAATTTGCCTCCAAGTCATGTAAGTGGAGGAGGACAATCTTTGAGGGTCTGCAAATCTTGCTATATTCGTCATTCTCAAGGTTTACCTATTTTGAATTCATATGAATCTGTTAGATCTAAATGTGAAGATTCTTGGAcatctaataataaagatgGACAATGGGAtggatcgaaaaataaatgggAATcggagaataaatataaagagaatagaaatggaataattgataataaaagatgTCAAGATTGTGGAGTGAAATTTGAGGATTCCGAAGAGGTGGAAAAACATAGGATAATAGAGCATGAGAAGACTGGAACTGCATCTAATACGTATACGTGTATACAATgtcaa ATGTCATTCGCAACAGAAGCAAAGATTCAGCagcatataaagaaagaacatTTGGAAGTATCAGGAAAAACTTCTATGGAGGCATTACGATGTCATCTATGTCTATTTGAAGCTAATAGTCCATTACAATTGCAAAGTCATTTGATAGAACACACTTTTGCAGGATGTGCCGCTCTCAGCTGTTATATTTGTCAATCTCTTTTCACTGCACCTATTGGTCTTCAG aatcataTGCTTCAAGAACACGGTTTGGGTGCACGCCCGTATGACTGTTCCCAGtgcacattaaaatttttcttcagagCAGAATTAGATCATCATATGTTAACATTCCATCGATCCGGAGACGTATCCTCGCCtgatgaaaatatacaaaataacatTGAAACAAAACCAAGAGATACTGAAGAAAATAACTGTGACGAAAGAATAATGGTGAAAGAAGAATTGTTACCGGAAGCTgcagatgaagaagaagagatcAACGTGGATGAACAAGTAGAAGAGAACGAGCAAAAGGAAGACAAACAGTTAGAATTCaagacaaaattaaaaactgaaatcgagaaagaaaacatTCTCCAGTCTTCTATTTCCGAGAAGATGGAATCGTGA